Proteins encoded by one window of Anopheles maculipalpis chromosome 2RL, idAnoMacuDA_375_x, whole genome shotgun sequence:
- the LOC126568607 gene encoding uncharacterized protein LOC126568607, whose product MGSLVSRSVPANMSGPVAEFVKSAIAKDKVVIFSKTYCPYCTMAKEPFKKLNQDYACYELDKRNDGDEIQSVLGEMTGARTVPRVFIDGNFVGGGTDIKKMYDDGRLQKLLA is encoded by the exons ATGGGTTCATTGGTAAGTCGAAGTGTTCCAGCAAACATGAGCGGTCCAGTTGCGgaatttgtgaaaagtgcTATTGCTAAGGATAAGGTGGTCATCTTTTCCAAGACCTACTGCCCGTACTGTACCATGGCTAAAGAG CCCTTCAAGAAGCTGAATCAGGATTACGCTTGCTACGAGCTTGACAAGCGAAACGATGGTGACGAGATACAATCCGTACTGGGCGAGATGACTGGCGCGAGGACG GTTCCACGGGTGTTTATCGACGGTAACTTTGTCGGAGGCGGCACCGATATCAAGAAGATGTACGATGATGGTCGGTTACAAAAATTGTTGGCCTAA
- the LOC126568330 gene encoding RNA-binding protein lark has protein sequence MSKAAKIDSSSESGRELPPGSFKLFIGNVDEKTQPSELRPLFEKYGTVVECDVVKNFGFVHMENEYQGREAIQHLNGYVIGGQPIKVEAARSRRAPNANTTKIFVGNLTDKTRAPQVRELFQKFGSVVECDIVRNYGFVHLDPTGDVNDAIRELNGMMVDGQPMKVQVSTSRVRPKPGMGDPEQCYRCGRAGHWSKECPRLIWAERGFRERSMYARDPYPPPPPPPFLRDRIMDGFRDTFDYYDRYEDPRDLFERRYGIRGRDFPPIRREPMPPIPPLMRRSVTESSRSSSSYEAIFSRRTPPPTSRNGSSSISRFGVYEDFSRDSFDDRRGLRGPSPTHRYAPY, from the exons ATGAGCAAGGCCGCCAAAATTGATTCATCAAGTGAAAGCGGCCGGGAACTCCCTCCCGGTTCGTTCAAGCTCTTCATCGGCAATGTGGACGAAAAGACGCAGCCGTCCGAACTGCGGCCACTGTTCGAAAAGTACGGTACGGTTGTCGAATGCGATGTGGTAAAGAATTTCGGTTTCGTGCACATGGAAAACGAATATCAGGGACGGGAAGCGATACAGCACCTGAACGGGTACGTGATCGGTGGGCAACCGATCAAGGTGGAGGCGGCTAGAAGCCGCCGCGCGCCGAACGCCAACACGACCAAGATATTCGTCGGCAATCTTACGGACAAAACGCGCGCCCCGCAAGTACGCGAACTGTTTCAAAAGTTTGGCTCCGTCGTCGAGTGCGATATCGTGCGGAACTATGGGTTCGTGCATCTCGATCCGACCGGGGACGTGAATGATGCGATCCGGGAACTGAACGGTATGATGGTGGACGGGCAACCGATGAAGGTGCAGGTGTCCACCAGCCGTGTCCGGCCGAAGCCGGGTATGGGCGATCCGGAACAGTGCTACCGGTGCGGCCGGGCCGGCCACTGGTCGAAGGAGTGCCCGCGTCTGATCTGGGCCGAACGTGGCTTCCGCGAACGCAGCATGTACGCACGGGATCCGTatccgccgccgccaccgccaccctTCCTTCGCGATCGTATAATGGACGGATTTAGG GACACCTTCGACTACTATGATCGATATGAAGATCCGCGCGACCTGTTCGAACGCCGGTACGGTATCCGTGGACGTGATTTTCCCCCCATAAGACGCGAACCGATGCCACCGATACCGCCCCTAATGAGGCGCAGCGTAACCGAAAGTAGtcgcagcagtagcagctacGAAGCGATCTTTAGCCGACGtacgccaccaccgaccagcCGGAATGGGAGCAGCAGCATAAGCCGGTTCGGTGTGTACGAAGACTTTAGTCGGGATTCGTTCGACGACCGGCGTGGACTGCGAGGACCTTCGCCGACCCATCGATACGCGCCGTACTGA
- the LOC126568459 gene encoding group XIIA secretory phospholipase A2: MQIPYMKVAIYSLTFLTYAYTGYGSNMIANLRDAIIAAEAVFGDVMKNVLHVAKKFKVVHEVFDAAVEENCVYKCPGDITPTRNKFYIPQSDGCGSLGMKISTEYLPAVEMEQCCNAHDICYDTCNSDKELCDLDFKRCLYRYCDDYEKNVVGDIVVKGCKAAAKMLFTGTLTLGCKSYLDSQQRCCYCPPEKTGEGTKPEEPNRKYTDNSPKGSKDYGKDRDKGGKDKNKYGWKEL; the protein is encoded by the exons ATGCAAATTCCCTACATGAAGGTGGCGATATATTCGCTTACGTTTCTAACGTACGCTTATACCGGCTACGGTTCGAACATGATAGCGAATCTGCGCGATGCCATCATAGCGGCGGAAGCCGTCTTTGGAGACGTGATGAAGAACGTGTTGCATGTGGCGAAAAAGTTTAAAGTCGTCCATGAAGTGTTCGATGCGGCGGTCGAGGAGAACTGTGTGTATAAATGTCCTGGCG ATATAACACCCACACGGAATAAATTCTACATACCGCAGTCGGACGGTTGTGGATCGCTCGGGATGAAGATTAGCACCGAGTATCTGCCGGCGGTAGAAATGGAACAGTGCTGCAATGCGCACGATATCTGCTACGACACGTGCAACAGCGATAAGGAGCTGTGCGATTTGGATTTTAAGCGCTGCCTGTACCGATATTGCGATGATTACGAAAAGAATGTTGTGGGAGATATTGTGGTTAAAG GTTGTAAGGCGGCAGCAAAGATGCTCTTTACGGGTACGCTTACCTTGGGCTGCAAATCGTACCTAGACTCCCAGCaacgctgctgctactgtccACCGGAAAAGACCGGTGAGGGGACGAAACCCGAGGAACCGAATCGCAAATACACGGATAATAGCCCAAAGGGCTCGAAAGACTATGGTAAGGACCGAGATAAAGGTGGTAAGGATAAGAACAAATACGGCTGGAAGGAGCTGTAG
- the LOC126567770 gene encoding uncharacterized protein LOC126567770: protein MFGPCLKGSSGNARNARVKLGTAAASASACPSIAGEAHETRAKTQHRRCIGALPPNVDGRPRGTLTIGFGNFAESPRVSVGGTPTSPGLRWNSTKVYAAVELHLVWWGQKASTPIATLHWAEAGRNDTSADYEVRTSADLFRRYLKSCEPLRLRLYSKRTETLIGTAKVHIPEKVINFPENADQPIVAQSCGEILSVRGFKLGEVCLEFDLKLEPKEIAAIPSKPTTGLQSQKEGKENRKMLCVEQQRPATAPIKKHFPSASNSALIVEGKIAPFHESKQRPLAGSNSYQHATKKKFNALDHDSKRKVLDYLIGKPFDDDERSRASSELSALSEICCISPAESMLEALARYDAAPEQSKQPYLQAVDCIRVLVEGLKLTRAGMKEMQHRTKHQWLTPTTSGFIIKMKLSRNPNTTLLKFHSTSMAFDNAEILFEGQPKTTKIALPAGGDEGLIFEFGIHLNVGSSFGKTRLFFLGSASVTLRELLDGRLSCHKRCPVRLASDDILLGTLTLRMHLGRRGLHFGSDLIDAVMVDEGNLTLDTSSDSDTWDGPMTEPLADPTSTQHQYSHRPHTCGQQPMSCGQLLRHRGLFPHASWTCTRHTGCPSDNQSPSETKDTNRTKNQPTNSNGNANLDEMAKNSGLGSQSDPKPMETDTSAPEVRPDVKLLHGILHLGQLRSLPASDYFLVCNTFWTDEPTTLTSDLCPEGGDFNYLHTFPVLANSSFIERVRNQHMKVELWQKPPGEPEKLIGYTCLSLHQFYIAFRDAQLSEHLSHAKLPVISIDGWSGITSPLAAEPCGEIKAILAIGTESQIEHFKTMRNLQHVSNDVPRSLANRTSVPASVVGSPTRRIYPRPEHKSIQSMSSGTKQPQTSEVANMLSAFIENLAQRLPISSERSTAPSYDHNNASTDEPMDAAPHGASPHSNANRPQLRKTADLLDNLQKALSQRPPASALDGFGGLGGLGMATLLGAATTPADQTPPAAGAGQPIDATTQPTATNDDGSSGSIESITESQPPTLESSGSGKVAGEQLTSVPIDECKVFRVAIEIEQAVNLPKLTISKKYAKRHKNRNVPDTLELEPSAYATFEGYNLKPGMPNTVKSHEGIVYTTHVLERNCAPGWQKRFEVQLPVDLMMNDEKRFILKVWRKAALSDAPKCRLLPAPMEDAVIGFCAIDLSVLLSGMPYILGWYNIMDFSGRCNGQIKVNVQPLENVQVYKALDEQLNFQIPLSIDVDCNAIGLDAANNTSLSRALKRKFTELEEITERLKARLFDVTEGEDDPDDQFEHDLNTEAEEEEDESWPDEFVGDMSNQKRNSQYPNGALTLTTNTSSYSMCATDRRINDPPERSLTGCSNQNQSRPAAELQNLEELIQAHDIDTLINPAIIKNLLNPSNSDETPPLDADGTGLDGATDADMSDTTSSSRSSLLPIDTSTQATGSGDKVRQIASALQRTTISDSTSRINASGKCREAPEGEPMKKDVDN, encoded by the exons ATGTTCGGCCCGTGTTTAAAAGGTTCGTCCGGAAACGCTCGGAACGCAAGGGTAAAGCTTGGTACAGCGGCAGCATCAGCCTCTGCCTGTCCATCGATCGCGGGAGAAGCTCACGAAACTCgtgcaaaaacacaacatcgaAGGTGCATCGGTGCTCTGCCACCAAATGTAGATGGTCGACCGCGTGGTACGCTTACAATCGGATTCGGTAACTTTGCTGAATCTCCCCGCGTGTCGGTAGGTGGTACTCCCACAAGCCCTGGACTTCGGTGGAACAGTACGAAAGTGTACGCCGCAGTTGAGCTGCATCTAGTGTGGTGGGGACAGAAAGCGTCCACTCCGATTGCAACGCTTCACTGGGCAGAGGCAGGCAGGAACGACACCAGCGCCGATTACGAAGTGCGTACCAGTGCGGATCTATTCCGACGGTATCTGAAAAGCTGTGAACCGCTTCGCCTGCGGCTGTACTCAAAACGTACCGAAACGCTCATCGGAACCGCAAAGGTACACATCCCAGAAAAGGTAATTAATTTCCCGGAAAACGCCGACCAACCAATTGTCGCACAAAGCTGTGGCGAGATTCTAAGTGTCCGAGGGTTTAAGCTTGGAGAAGTTTGTTTAGAATTCGATCTTAAGCTCGAACCCAAGGAAATTGCCGCAATTCCTTCCAAACCCACCACCGGCTTGCAGTCTCAGaaagaagggaaagaaaatcgcAAAATGTTATGCGTCGAACAGCAGCGTCCTGCTACTGCACCAATAAAGAAACATTTCCCTTCCGCTTCCAATTCCGCGTTaattgtggaaggaaaaatagcTCCTTTTCATGAAAGCAAACAGCGTCCCCTGGCCGGAAGTAATAGCTACCAGCAcgcaacgaagaaaaaatttAACGCATTGGATCATGATTCGAAGCGGAAAGTGTTAGATTATCTAATCGGAAAACcgttcgatgatgatgagcgcTCCCGGGCATCGTCGGAACTTTCGGCACTGAGTGAAATTTGTTGCATATCGCCGGCAGAAAGCATGCTGGAAGCGCTCGCCCGATACGATGCTGCACCGGAACAGAGCAAGCAGCCGTATCTGCAGGCCGTCGATTGTATACGGGTACTGGTCGAGGGTCTGAAGCTTACACGGGCCGGTATGAAAGAAATGCAGCATCGTACAAAGCACCAATGGCTAACACCAACAACATCCGGGTTTATTATAAAGATGAAGCTCTCGCGTAATCCCAACACGACCCTTCTCAAGTTCCACTCCACATCGATGGCTTTCGATAATGCGGAGATTTTGTTTGAAGGTCAACCTAAAACTACTAAAATTGCGCTCCCAGCAGGCGGAGATGAAGGGCTGATCTTTGAGTTTGGCATTCACCTGAACGTTGGTAGTAGCTTCGGCAAGACTCGTCTTTTCTTCCTTGGGTCAGCATCAGTTACGCTGCGTGAGCTACTAGACGGTAGATTGAGCTGCCACAAACGTTGCCCAGTTCGGTTAGCATCGGATGACATCCTACTCGGCACGCTTACGCTTCGCATGCACCTGGGACGCCGAGGTCTTCACTTTGGATCCGACTTGATCGATGCGGTAATGGTTGACGAAGGAAACCTTACGCTGGATACGTCGAGCGACAGTGACACATGGGACGGTCCTATGACGGAACCTCTGGCTGATCCAACTTCTACCCAGCATCAGTATTCTCATAGGCCACATACTTGTGGCCAACAGCCGATGAGCTGCGGTCAGCTGCTACGCCATCGTGGCCTGTTTCCACACGCCAGCTGGACATGTACAAGACACACCGGTTGCCCGTCTGATAATCAAAGTCCTTCCGAAACGAAGGACACGAATAGAACGAAAAATCAGCCAACGAATTCAAATGGCAATGCAAATCTTGATGAAATGGCGAAGAATTCTGGTCTCGGTTCCCAGTCCGACCCAAAACCTATGGAAACGGACACAAGCGCACCGGAAGTCCGTCCAGATGTTAAGCTTCTGCACGGAATTCTTCACCTTGGCCAGCTAAGATCACTTCCCGCCAGCGATTACTTTTTGGTGTGCAACACATTCTGGACCGACGAGCCGACCACACTAACATCGGACCTTTGTCCGGAAGGTGGAGATTTTAATTACCTGCACACGTTTCCGGTACTCGCCAATTCATCCTTCATCGAGCGTGTCCGCAATCAGCACATGAAGGTGGAACTATGGCAAAAGCCGcccggggaaccggaaaagcTTATCGGCTACACATGCCTATCGCTGCATCAATTCTACATCGCGTTCCGGGATGCACAGCTCAGCGAACATCTGTCCCACGCCAAACTGCCCGTCATTTCTATCGACGGTTGGAGTGGCATCACTTCGCCACTGGCAGCCGAACCGTGTGGAGAAATTAAAGCCATACTAGCCATAGGCACGGAGAGCCAGATTGAGCATTTTAAAACCATGCGGAACCTGCAGCACGTATCGAACGATGTTCCACGCTCGTTGGCCAATCGAACAAGCGTCCCTGCGTCCGTGGTTGGCTCGCCTACGCGTCGTATTTATCCACGACCCGAGCACAAATCCATTCAATCGATGAGCAGTGGTACAAAGCAACCGCAAACGTCTGAAGTAGCGAACATGCTGTCAGCATTTATTGAAAATCTGGCCCAACGCTTGCCTATCTCATCGGAGCGTAGTACGGCACCGAGCTACGATCATAATAATGCATCCACTGATGAACCGATGGATGCGGCACCACACGGAGCATCACCACACTCCAATGCAAATAGGCCACAGCTGCGCAAAACGGCCGATTTACTCGACAATCTCCAGAAAGCCCTTTCCCAACGGCCTCCAGCATCGGCACTGGATGGTTTCGGTGGTTTGGGAGGGTTGGGCATGGCAACGTTGCTCGGTGCGGCTACCACACCGGCCGATCAAACGCCACCGGCAGCTGGTGCAGGACAACCGATCGACGCAACCACACAACCGACGGCAACAAACGACGATGGTTCTAGTGGTTCAATCGAAAGCATCACCGAATCCCAACCCCCGACTCTCGAGAGCTCCGGCAGTGGTAAAGTGGCCGGTGAACAACTCACCTCAGTACCGATCGATGAATGTAAAGTGTTCCGGGTGGCGATCGAGATCGAACAGGCGGTAAATTTGCCGAAGCTGACCATTAGCAAAAAGTACGCCAAGCGGCACAAGAATCGTAACGTTCCGGATACGCTGGAGCTGGAACCGAGTGCGTATGCCACGTTCGAGGGGTATAATTTGAAACCCGGCATGCCGAACACGGTTAAATCGCACGAAGGCATCGTGTACACGACACATGTGTTGGAGCGCAACTGTGCTCCCGGGTGGCAGAAACGGTTCGAGGTGCAGCTTCCGGTCGATCTGATGATGAAT GATGAAAAGCGATTCATACTGAAGGTTTGGCGCAAGGCGGCACTTAGTGATGCGCCCAAGTGTCGTTTGTTACCGGCCCCGATGGAAGATGCCGTGATCGGGTTCTGTGCGATCGATTTGAGTGTGCTTCTGTCGGGCATGCCGTACATCCTCGGTTGGTACAACATTATGGACTTTTCCGGACGCTGTAACGGTCAAATCAAG GTTAATGTACAACCGCTGGAAAACGTCCAAGTGTACAAAGCACTCGACGAACAGCTAAACTTCCAGATACCGCTCTCGATCGATGTGGACTGTAATGCGATCGGGTTGGACGCAGCCAACAACACTTCGCTCAGCCGTGCTCTCAAGCGGAAGTTTACCGAGTTGGAAGAAATAACCGAACGCTTAAAGGCACGCCTGTTCGATGTGACCGAGGGTGAAGATGATCCGGACGATCAGTTCGAGCATGATCTGAACACGGAAgcggaagaggaggaggatgaaTCGTGGCCCGATGAGTTCGTCGGCGATATGTCGAATCAGAAGCGCAACAGCCAGTACCCGAACGGTGCACTAACGCTAACGACAAACACCTCGTCCTATTCGATGTGTGCTACCGATCGGCGTATAAACGATCCACCGGAAAGGTCACTAACCGGTTGCTCGAATCAAAATCAATCACGCCCGGCGGCAGAGCTACAGAATCTGGAGGAGCTGATCCAAGCGCACGATATCGATACGCTGATAAATCCTGCCATCATTAAGAATCTCCTCAATCCTTCCAACTCGGATGAAACGCCACCGCTGGATGCCGATGGTACCGGACTCGACGGAGCAACCGATGCGGACATGAGCGATACAACTTCTTCGTCCCGTTCCTCACTGCTTCCGATCGACACAAGCACACAAGCGACAGGAAGTGGTGACAAAGTAAGACAGATCGCTTCCGCCCTTCAGAGGACCACAATATCCGATTCGACGAGCCGCATCAACGCGTCCGGCAAATGCCGTGAAGCACCGGAAGGTGAACCGATGAAGAAGGATGTCGACAATTGA
- the LOC126568726 gene encoding uncharacterized protein LOC126568726 gives MASVSSSGFEYVIQRPPQARICFGSSIERETVPLQGPAMSALMRRRQPELLGENLAPGCHNISYDAGTPDAHPALRKRVSRKGYGPLIATSVRFNFEEVSNSPGVGDYELTGRKPSKPKQSAKPFGSGTDDRTKDHSLAYPGVGTYVFKTRKDIRSHSFGGTIKIMPAARTICKTDNFDRCQRCDERPEVDYWKNLRTERCLCRRCMVKELDEARSHSKSKSEQKKRAEALKEYKRVRHCAYYHRHDKTSAAIQFISNKQLKRKFRLENYLSMFE, from the exons ATGGCTTCAGTGTCCTCCTCAGGTTTCGAGTACGTTATACAGCGTCCACCCCAGGCAAGGATCTGCTTCGGATCTAGCATCGAACGGGAAACGGTCCCACTGCAAGGACCGGCCATGAGTGCGTTGATGCGACGCCGGCAACCGGAGCTGTTGGGTGAAAATCTTGCTCCCGGATGTCACAACATTAGCTACGATGCAGGGACACCAGATGCGCATCCGGCACTGCGAAAGCGGGTAAGCCGTAAAGGATACGGGCCACTGATTGCGACGAGCGTGAGGTTCAACTTTGAAGAGGTAAGCAACAGTCCCGGGGTTGGAGATTATGAGCTGACGGGCAGGAAGCCATCTAAACCGAAACAATCAGCTAAACCTTTCGGTAGTGGAACGGACGATCGTACGAAGGATCATTCACTAGCGTATCCTGG TGTTGGAACGTATGTCTTCAAAACGCGCAAGGACATTCGGAGCCATTCGTTTGGTGGAACTATCAAAATTATGCCCGCTGCAAGGACGATCTGCAAGACGGATAACTTTGATCGTTGTCAGCGGTGTGACGAACGGCCGGAGGTGGATTACTGGAAGAATTTAAGGACGGAACGATGTCTTTGTCGGCGCTGTATGGTGAAGGAGCTAGACGAAGCAAGAAGTCACTCGAAAAGCAAGTCCGAGCAGAAGAAACGTGCTGAGGCTTTGAAGGAGTACAAG CGCGTACGACATTGTGCATACTACCATCGGCATGATAAGACCAGCGCTGCAATACAGTTCATCAGCAACAAACAGTTGAAGCGCAAATTCCGGTTGGAAAATTATCTATCGATGTTTGAATAG
- the LOC126567986 gene encoding general transcription factor IIH subunit 1 yields the protein MTTTREDVLLQMGEVRFKKGDGTLYVMNERIAWIAEHRDTVAVSHRFQDIKMQKISPEGKPKVQLQVVLHDGNSSTFHFVNRLGPQAQMADRDKVKELLQQLLPNFRRKIDKELEEKNRILTENPSLLQLYKDLVITQVLTSEEFWARHAKDYMNKEQTVKQDIGVSGAFLADIKPQTDGCNGLRYNLTADIIECIFKTYPAVKRKHSEHVPGKMTEAEFWTKFFQSHYFHRDRIVAGGTKDIFTECGKIDDQQLRQSVQENLGDPLLDIRAFEDNTLEDGFCSSATAKQQTVNSGNIVHQSMIKRFNQHSFSVLKTCTDVKTLNCGIGSILSATPGVTDASSNGGGAPVTNGTKDKTNNNNLPGDGSNNNNTLNGYSKKEKRDNLANGGTTEHKSNGTMGPPSSNGGGGAVFVEPTIKRARIQAKITYDDLEGEEDERTRVKQLNLTKIERYLHGPVPATSGTGGGHDSSHSSNQRKGGEGGLHDFETTHAMILEAANGTWSNRTPHKLLVSPAAAVSALGDLSPGGALMRGFQEQSLAQLVPPDIEKEVRNLYLSLLELLKEFWKCFPPTTPQLESEATRMHDILQRFAMVKLKPFEDRAMRELLPLGSSLTQHLNQLLQSANRKYAIWQDRQRRTHR from the exons ATGACTACGACACGCGAGGACGTGCTGTTACAGATGGGCGAGGTCCGATTTAAAAAGGGCGACGGAACGCTCTACGTGATGAACGAACGGATCGCCTGGATTGCTGAGCATCGCGATACGGTTGCTGTGTCACACCGTTTCCAGGATATCAAAA TGCAAAAAATTTCCCCGGAAGGTAAACCGAAGGTACAGCTGCAGGTGGTGCTACACGATGGCAACAGTTCGACGTTTCACTTCGTTAACCGGCTCGGCCCGCAGGCACAGATGGCCGATCGGGATAAGGTGAAGGAGCTGTTGCAACAGTTGCTGCCCAACTTTCGGCGCAAGATCGACAAAGAGCTGGAGGAAAAGAATCGTATCCTGACGGAAAACCCGTCCCTGTTGCAGCTGTACAAAGATCTGGTCATTACGCAGGTGCTGACGAGTGAGGAATTTTGGGCCCGCCACGCCAAGGACTACATGAACAAGGAGCAAACGGTAAAGCAAGATATCGGTGTGTCCGGTGCGTTTCTGGCTGATATTAAGCCGCAAACGGATGGATGTAACGGGTTGCGGTACAATCTGACGGCGGACATTATTGAGTGTATCTTTAAAACGTATCCGGCGGTAAAGCGGAAACACAGCGAGCACGTGCCGGGCAAGATGACGGAGGCTGAGTTTTGGACCAAATTCTTCCAGTCGCATTACTTCCATCGGGACCGTATCGTGGCGGGCGGCACCAAAGACATTTTCACCGAGTGCGGCAAGATCGATGATCAGCAGCTGCGACAGTCGGTGCAGGAGAATCTCGGCGATCCGTTGCTGGATATACGTGCGTTCGAAGATAACACGCTGGAGGATGGATTTTGCAGCTCGGCCACTGCCAAACAGCAGACGGTCAACAGTGGTAACATTGTCCATCAGAGTATGATCAAACGTTTTAATCAACATTCGTTTTCCGTGCTGAAAACGTGCACGGATGTAAAAACGCTCAACTGCGGCATTGGGTCCATTTTGTCCGCCACGCCGGGTGTGACGGATGCGTCGtcgaatggtggtggtgcaccCGTCACGAATGGGACGAAGGACAAGACAAACAACAATAATCTGCCGGGCGACGGaagcaacaataataatacgTTGAATGGGTACAGCAAGAAGGAGAAACGAGACAACCTAGCGAATGGTGGGACCACTGAGCACAAGAGTAACGGGACGATGGGACCACCATCGTCAAATGGCGGCGGCGGTGCGGTGTTTGTCGAGCCGACGATTAAGAGGGCCCGCATACAGGCGAAAATTACCTACGACGATCTGGAAGGCGAGGAAGACGAGCGGACCCGTGTAAAGCAGCTGAATTTGACCAAAATCGAACGGTACCTTCATGGGCCAGTTCCGGCGACGAGCGGGACTGGTGGCGGACACGATTCTTCACATTCTAGCAATCAGCGAAAAGGTGGTGAGGGAGGTTTGCATGATTTCGAAACGACGCATGCAATGATCCTGGAGGCCGCTAATGGGACGTGGAGTAATCGGACGCCACACAAGCTGTTGGTTAGTCCGGCCGCTGCTGTCAGTGCGCTGGGAGATCTGAGTCCGGGTGGCGCGCTGATGAGAGGATTCCAGGAACAAAGCCTTGCCC AACTTGTGCCTCCGGATATAGAAAAGGAAGTGCGTAACCTATACCTATCGCTGCTGGAATTGCTGAaggaattttggaaatgtttCCCGCCAACAACGCCCCAGCTAGAGTCAGAAGCAACCCGCATGCACGACATATTGCAGCGTTTCGCGATGGTCAAATTGAAGCCTTTTGAG gaTCGTGCCATGAGAGAACTATTGCCATTAGGGTCCTCGCTAACGCAACATTTGAACCAACTGCTCCAGTCGGCCAACCGGAAGTATGCGATCTGGCAGGATCGTCAGCGCCGTACGCACAGGTAG